Genomic window (Kangiella profundi):
TATGGGCAGAGAATCAATTACCACAGAAACCATTTATCGTTATTTCGCCTGGAGCGAGTAAGGCTGAAAGAAACTGGCTGGCTGCGCGCTACGCAAAAGTAGCAGATTATTGCCATAGTAAAGGTTTTGAAGTGGTCATGACTGGTGGGCCGAGCTCTATGGAGCGTGAGCTGGGTGATAGCATTTTAAGTCACAGCAAAAATCCGATTATTAACCTGATTGGACAAACCAACTTAAAACAACTGCTGGCAACGCTTAAAGCTGCTCAATGTGTTATTGCTCCAGATTCAGGGCCTGCTCATATGGCAGTCACTCAAGGCACACCCGTCATTGGTTTATACGCTCATAGTAATCCCAGACGAACAGGCCCCTATCTGTATTTGGATTATGTTGCCGATGCCTATACTCAGAATGCGACTGAGCAACTTAATTGTAATGTGGAAGACCTTCCCTGGGGCTATCGCTTAAAAGGGGACAACCTGATGCAACAGATATCTGTTGAACAGGTGACCCGATTAATTGATCAAGTGATAGAGAATGTTCTAAACAAAAATGTTGTAAACCAGAATGGTAACCAATAAGGCTGCTACCGCACCCTGACAAACATTTAAAAAGACATCTTCTGCATCATACTCGTGCTCATGTTTCGGCTTAACTGCTCTAGGTTTCATGGATTCTCCTTGCTCTCGCTGTTATCCAATGAGCTTATAGTATTTGACAAACCAGCTTGAATGTCCTGTTCGGATGCTGAAGCTTTTACATCCTTCAAAAGCAATGACTTAGATCAAGTCGCACAGTATTGTTCAGCTATTCGTCAGACTTTCTTAAGACAAATGGTGCAAAAATAATGCAGGTGTTACGAAAAAACGATAATAATGGACTGCACCAACAGAACAGACAATAGTATTAACAACACAAGTTTAAGCTTTTTATGCTTATTTACTGTGTCTTGATAATCACCAGCTTTCTGCTTATCAACAAATATACGCAAATTGATGGTTTTCAGTTCTGCAGGGCTAACCATTCGTTTAGCTTTTTTCAAAAGCTTGGAGTTGTCCGAGGTAGGATACGAATGACCATTTGTGCCGTTTTCTGAAGTCGCTATCCTGTCATCATGGCGCCGCCCATATTTAAAATGGCCGTTAGATTTATGTCTGAACTCATTATCTCCCTGCAAGATACAATAGGCAGGTTCAAGACATAACATATAGCCCTGGCGTGTGATAGTTTTCAGTTGAGGACTTCGGTGCTCTTCGACCTGTCGAAATGTTTTACGCAATTTTGAGATGCTGCAATAAATAGCATCATCAGTAATAGATACGCCATGCCACACCTCGCCAAGTAAATCGTCTTTTGAAACCAGCTCTTCGGCATGTTCATACAGGCAAACCAAAACCTGCATTACTCTTGGTTCAAGATCATAAGATTGGTTGTCGATGGTAAGCCTGTTGAGGGCAGGGTCAACCTGCCAGTCAACAAGATTAAAGCATCGCTCAGTGTGAGGCATAGCCAGTTCCTTGTCTCTCGACGGGCTAAAATATTAAGGGCTTTAATAGCGGACTTCGAATCCTTTGACCACAAAAGTCATCAAAAGTTACCAGTCTAAGTTAAATTATACTGAAAATAATCATCCCCACCAGTAAAACCGCAATGATTGCCCAGCAAGCATCCAGTACATAATCCTGTACATCAAATTCGTGCGTTTTATGGGTTTTAGTGTTCATATCCTTACTCCTTTTCAGTGTCTAAACAATTAACTTGTTTCTACTTATCAGACACGAAAAAGAGCGATACCGTTGTTAGTAAATGTAACCGAACATTTCGCTGCTCAAATAACTGTACCATTTTTGGGAAAGCGCGAAGAATGTATGACAAATTATGTTTGCAGACACACATCTCAATAGATTTTGCAGAAACTTTTGCAGTGATTGGGGAGTAAAACTAAAAACTAGTGGTAGCGGTGATACTAAAATCCCACTCATTAAGAAAATCAGAATTAACTGGTTTGGCAAAATTGATGTTCACCAAATTGCGGCCACTTGATCGTGAGAAGAATAATCGGATACCCAGCCCTACTGACACCAAAGTTCCCTCCTCCTGATTAGGATACAAAGTATCTCCTCTTGCCCTGCCAATGTCGGTAAAAGCCGCAAACCCAACATCAACCAGTTTGAACAGATTAATCCCGGGGTAATATCGCTTCTCCAGATTGAGAAGATAAGCTTGGTCGCCATGCTGATACTGTAACGGATAGCCTCTTAAGCCAGACTCTCCACCTATTGATATGGGTCTATCAATGAAAGGATTCTCTGCCCCCCAAAACTGCACTTTGCCATACCAGATTCGAGTATCCGAAGCGTGATGGAAATATTCATATCCCAACGAATAGTAGTAAGTAGGGAGCAGTCCATTTTCAGGCTCAACGCCCTCGCCAGACAGCCAGGTGGTATAAAGATGTTCCTCGTTAATTTGATTGGTATAACGTGAATACCAAAACCAATGCAGTGCTTTCTGGTATTCAGAATTGCTGGTATTAACACCCAATCTGACATTATGCCGCCAGCCCAGTTGAACATCCTCAACCCGGCCAATCAGATACAGGTTCCGAGTTTTGATAAAGTTATCTTCAATGTACTCCATCCCGAACCAGGGGTAACTGAAGTCACGTTCTTGTGGAAGCCCTATGGTTAATGGCGACTCCATGAAAGTATCTTTTCGTTGTGTATAACCAAACTCATAGCGAATAGTTCGATTATTAATTAGCCCTTCAGATATCCCATAAGACCATTCAAAATGGTCAATCTCATGACCAAAGACATTAACCTCTTCATCATTACTGTATATGGTGTCCTCTCGACGCTCAGTATTTACGTAAAGCTCAGCCCCCCATTCGTCATCCAAAGTATAAAAAGGTTTGCTTAAGCCCACAGAATACTGCTCACCATCTGAGGTATCAGACAACACCAGAGAGGCTTGGAGGTGATTTTCAGTAGAAACCTGAGAAGACAAAACGAGTGAATAGCCACTACGTTGCTGCTCCTTGAAGTAGAGCATGGTAGCTCGCAGTCCGTGCCCCAGTAAATTGTCGTCTTCTATACCATATGAATATTCGGTAACACCGCCTTTGCGACTGACATCGACCTTGGGCACCAGGGTCCAGTTTTCCCAGGTGTTAACTATAACGATTATGCCGTTATCACTTGCTGACTGTTTCCAGGTCACTCTAGCATCTCTTAAGAATGATTTAGATCTTAAGATCCTCTCCGCCTCATCTATGCTGCGAAGACTAACAGAATCACCTTCCTTGAAAGGTAACAATCGGCTGATGACATAGGGGTAGGTATCAATGTGCAGTTTATCTGCGGTTTCATACAGCCATCCGGTTCTTTCTTCCTCACTAAAAATAGGATTGACTGTAATCTGAATTTTTTCAATTTTGACTTGCTCTTCAGCCTGCCCAATGGTGGCAGTAATCGTCAGCATGGCTGCCAACACCATCAGATTTGCTATCGCTATAATTGCTTTACAAGCCTTCAATATAGGTCCTTTTCTTAATTTACTATCACAAACTAACCTGTCGCTGTTTTCATAATAGAACGACTATGCTCAGTTGTCATGTATAGAATTTTTAGAATCTTTTCATAGTGTTAGCAATGCAAATCTGACTATCTATGACTGTTGACAAAGTATAAGCCATTAACTAGCATCACTGACAAAGGGAATTTTAAATGGTTACTCAAATACAGAAAGGACACAGGTCTCATGATGAGCAAGTGGCTTTCTGTAATCAGTTTTACTAACCAAAACCAAAGACAAGGAGAAAGTTATGTCTGGAAGCAATGAAGCCGTTGAACTGGCTACCCACCTACCCGAAATCGGTTTTCCCGAATTCACCACAAAACTGGTAAGCGATGTATTTGATTCATTAATTGCATCGAACTTACGTCAAACTGAAGCTTACGTTGAACTGTTAAAAGAAACCGGCAAATCCCTGCAGGCATTTATCAATGACACCAAGGATGACATTGATGGAAATATGCTATTACAGTTCCTTTCAAAAGTTGTAGGCGCTGATAATGATGGTAATCCTGTCGTAAAACCTGGCGGCTCTCTAACACAGACGCAGGCAGCCGATCTGAATAAAGCCGTCGAAGTCAAAGATGCCGGAATCGACTCCGATAATAAAGTTGTCACTCATGGTTCACTTGATGATGCTAAATTCCAGAAAATTCTGGATGCTGTTGCCAATCGTCTTGCCGCTGATAAATATACTCTTCTTAAAGAAATGGTTAAGCAAGGTTTATTGCGTCTGGTTATTGAGCAAGGTGAAATCGAAACGCGTCTGACCTTTAACACCTACGGTTCATCTTACCTGCAAAATCGTTCTACCGATTACAACCGTAAAGACTTTAACTTCAGAGCAAAGGCAAAAACCGGTGGTCTGTTATCAGGCTGGGTTAAAGCTTCTGCTTCAACGTCTTACAACAGTGTTAAAGTTTCAACAGCTACCAAGACTGATATCGATCGCTCTAGCAGCAGCGTGCAAATCTATGGTCGTGTACACCTGAACTTTAAAACTGATTACCTACCACTAGATCAAGACTAAGCGGGAGATCATCATGTCAGAAGAAATTTTGACGCCCGCTGATATGGGCTTCGCCGAGTTTGTGGCGAAGCTCATTTCCGAAGTGTTCGATGCAGTTGTCACTTCACAAGCGGAGCAAGAAGAAAAACTGCTAGAAATTAAAGAACTGGTCAACCAACCAGAAGAATTGTTCGTGGATAATTTACTGCAGGATGACCTCTTTCTGGATCAGATTGATCGTATGCTAAGCAGTTATTTTCCAGCGGACAATGATAAAAATATTCACGCCATTTTCGAAGGGGCTCCTTACAAAGTCAAAAAGGGTAATAGCTCGGAATCACCGGCTATCCTTGAGCAATTGGGGCTAGATCTAAGTGACAGTGAATCTGCCAAAAAGAATAAATTTACTAACAATGACGTATTGGCTATCTACCGTGCTGCGGCAAGACCTTTTGCTCAGCAAAAGCGCCAAGCCATGATCAATGCTATCGAACATGGGTTTTCCAATATCATTGTCGACAGCGGAAAAATTAATGCCAAGTTTACGTTCAATACTTCAGTAGAACGCGAAGAAACAGAAGAAGACCCTACTCCTTCAAACGGCAACGCTGCCAAACCTAAGCCGAAACCTAAAGCCAAAAAAGCGGTGCTTGATAAGCGCATCAAATTGAAAGACTCACTTCGTAAGTCCATCATTGATAAGCAAACTTTCGATACGCGCAGTCGCTTAGTTTCCAATCCTAATTTAAAGGCTACAATTTTAAAGCCTACCTTAGCTAAGGATATAAAGGTTGCCATCAAGCCTGCTAATAATCGTGATCCCCAGGCTTCGACAACCACTGCCAATATCTATAGTGAAATCGAACTCAACTTTAAGTCAATCAGGTAAGCATTATGCCTAGCGTTGATCTGGAAGATATGGTGCATATGTTACATGGGGAATTGACCTCTGCTTTAGCCAGCACCAGCACATTTTATGACGCGCCGATGGTGGAGATTTCATCCATCAAGGTGCGCATGGGACAGCATCCTGATTCCACCAATGCTCAAAACCTTAACCTCGATACCAGGCGATATCCATTAGCAAAGGACGGCTGGCAATTAGAAGTCATCTATGACGCAAAATCTGATAAGAATCGTAAATCTCTTGAGCAATTCAAGCAAACTGGAGTACCCAGCATCAATGCTTACAACTACTTGTCTCAACTTGCTGTTCGTTACCTTAAATTAGCCAATAACAAACTCCAACAGGCTCTGACTAAGTCAGGGATCAAAACTCTTGCTGAATTATCAGAAGCCAAACCTCAACAATTGTCTCAAGTTACAGGTATCCCTATTACGATTTTACGCAATCTACAGGCATCTGCGCGACTGAGCATTTCTGATCCCAATGTATTTGTGCCTGAAGAACTACTCCAACAAACCTTGAGCCAATTTCTGGATAACTTCCCAAAACTAAATGATGCAGACTACGACTACTACAGCTGGAACAATCTTGAAGTTATTTTTGAATGGGTCCAGCAACTCGAGCTTTGCCTATCTCCAAGCCTAATCAAGGTGACTACCTTTAAAAAATTGCTGGAACAATAACTCCTGCTTTGCTTTCTAGTCCCGCTTTTATGTATGCTAATCGCAAGACATAAAACCGCTGGAACTTATAGTGCTCCCTTTACTGAAAATTCTTCTTATTGAAGACGACAAACCTATTCTCTCTGAATTAACTCATAACCTGTCAAAAACCATTGATAACTTTGAGCGTACCGATGTAACCCTGGAGGTCATTGAGTGCGACACGCTTGCAAAAGGCCTTGAACATATTCATGACGATGGGGATATCCAGGCCGTTATTCTAAGCTGGCAGATCCGTGAGAATAGTATTGCTAACCGCTATGCCCAGTTTATCGGCGAGTTAAAGTCTATTCGCCTTGAGTTACCAGTATATGTATTAGGAGACGACAGCAAGGGACTGGATATCGTCAATGAATCAGAAGATATCGAATCCTTCTTCTTTAAGGATGATGTACTATCCGATCCCGAGTCAATCCTTGGCTATATCATCAATGATTTTGACGATCGCTGTGAAACGCCTTTCTGGACCGCATACAAGCGCTATGTTGCCGAATCCAACGACTCTTGGCATACCCCGGGGCACAGTGGCGGTGCCAGTTTCCGAAACTCACCCTACATCCGCGATTTTTATCAGTTTTATGGTCGTAATGTTTTTGTCGGCGATCTGTCCGTTTCAGTAGACTCCCTGGGCTCGCTATCCGACAGTACCAATTATATCGGTCGTGCCCAACAGGCCGCAGCAACTACCTTTGAAGTAAAGCGCACCTATTTCGTCACCAATGGTTCGTCTACCTCAAACAAAATCATTCTGCAGACCCTGCTGCGCAAAGGCGACAAGGTCATCATTGATCGTAACTGCCACAAGTCAGTTCATTACGGTATTTTGCAATCAGGCAGTATGCCGATTTACCTGTCCAGTATTCTCAATCCAAAGTATGGTATTTTTGCACCGCCGTCGCTGGCAGATATGAAAAAGGCTATTAAACAAAATCCCGATGCTAAACTACTGGTGTTGACCGGCTGCACCTACGATGGACTGTTAAGTGATTTAAAGCAGGTGGTTGAGTTAGCCCACGCCCATAACATTAAAGTGTTTATCGATGAGGCCTGGTTTGCCTACTCGCTGTTTCATCCGCAGTTTCGTTATTACTCTGCGATTAACGCAGGCGCTGACTACGTCACTCACTCTGCTCACAAGGTTGTATCGGCTTTCTCGCAGGCATCCTATATCCACATCAATGATCCAGAGTTTGATGAAGATTTCTTCCGCGAGATTTTCAGCATCTACGCCAGCACCTCGCCCAAGTATCAGCTGATAGCTTCGCTTGATGTGTGCCATAAACAGCTGGAGATGGAAGGTTATAAGATCTTAAATTCGCTACTCAACCACGTTGCAGAATTCAAACAACAGATGGCCACTTTAAATAAAATAAAAGTGCTCGATGGCGAAGACTTCAAACATATTTTCCCACACTTTGAGTCAGACAACATGGGGCATGACCCACTGAAGATCCTGATCGATATCAGCGAGCTCCCTTACTCACACAAAGACATTCACAAATACTTGCTGGACGAAGTCGGGCTCGAAATAGAAAAATACACCCACAGTACCATTCTCGTGTTGTTAACACTGGGCGGCACACGCTCCAAAATCATTCGCCTTTATAACGCACTGAAAAAACTCGACAGTGGCCGTGTCAAACTCACTACTTCAAGTCGCCGTTCCAAAATACCGGACAACCTGCCACCCATTGAACTGGCCTGCCTGCCCAACGAAGCCTTCTTTGGCGCGCGTGAGTGCATCCCAATTTCTGACACCGAAAATCGAATTTGCGCAGGATTAGTCACCCCTTATCCACCAGGCATACCTTTACTGGTTCCCGGCCAAATTATTAGACGCCAACAATTGGATTATCTGGCAGCACTGACCAATCAGAACTTAACTATTCAAGGAAGCTTTGATGGTGAGATTTATGTTATCAAGGAGTAGCGGTAGACATTAAATGACTCTAGACACGCGGTCTGCTTGAGAGACTTTTTCGTTCAACCGCCGAAGTTTGTTGAGCGAGATTTGATACTGGCCATTACTAGGCAGTCGTTTGCCTTTAAATTGCTGCCAAACAACGCTTCCTGGGCCGTTGTAAATTTCTTCAAATGTTCCATCCCTCATTATTTTAATAATAATTGTATGCTGAGGCTCACTACGAAAAGAAACTGAGTTTGATTGAGTTGCTTTAATTTCAACTCTCAGTCCATTGGGGGTTATTGCGTCATATCCTTTATTGGATGCTGTTTTAAGCTTTAAACCATAAGCATCAGCAACAAGACACTCTCCTAAACTACCGACTAGATGACCATCTGGCGTGAAATGCCGCCCCGGAAACATCGCCTCCAGCTCATTTACAGTCGAATACAATTGCATAACTAAGCTTTGAAATTTATCGTGATCTATCATTATCGATTAACGCCGCACGTGGTGGAAAATTTGTCCTGCAGCAGCATTTTACTATCCCTCTCTAGATTCAATATATTTTTCCCCGCTATATCCCACATCATCATTAATTCTAGTAATGATTGCAGCCACAAAAAAATCAGCGCAGTAAATTGTCGTATTTAATATATCCTCGTTAAACACAGATTCATCTCCATGCTCCAACGTATGAGTGTACCTTGCTGTCATACTGAAATCATGGTGAGCAATTTTCGATAAAAACGAATATACATCCTGATGATGCTCTTCTCCAAAAGGGAAGAGTCTGGCTTTTTCTGAAACTTTTGTTGCCAATAAATAGCTTCTCATCTTTGCATCTTTAAGCAACTGAGCATCACTTCTGGATAATCCGTCTTTTACCTGCTCCTTAAGTGTTTCATCACAATACTTCTCCCACTCGTTCAGCTTGGTTACACTTGCTATTTGAAGGTATCTATATATTTGTTCAGGGCCTAACCAATCAATATAAAATGTCAGCGCCAGCTCATAAAGAGACCTCACCACAGCGCCAGCGTTGACATATAAGCCTTTATCAAGCAACAAGCTCATAGACTCAAGTGATTCTTCCGCCCGCTTCAAAATAGAATAGAGAGTATGGTGATAATGTAGCTTTACTGCGCCACCCTTATGAAATTCCTTGACTCTGTTCTTCGTCTCTCGAACAGATTCTAAGAGAATGCTAAAGCAATCTGAGTAAGGTGGCTTTTCTACACCCAGCAATGATGGTTGTAACTTATGCTCAATACCTATGAAGCTTTCAAAATGCTCAGTCCTATCATTATATGTGCATTTCATAGCTCTGATTACATAGCAGGATTCTTCTAAATTCTTTTTGCAGCCGAGAATGATTACCGGGGGTTTGGTTATGTTCAATTCTTTATAAGCATGGTAAGAGCTAACATCGTCGGGGCATAAAAATAACTGCTCGTCCTTCTTGCATATGTTTTCATAGACAAAAAGAGCTGGTCTGTGACCCATTCGAATTAGACCTTTAAGATACTCGACATTCTCCTTGATATATTCATCACATTTGTGAATTAATCCATTCCGGCTAGGTTGATAGAATCCCGGCTTCACATTGCTTAGAGACAATCTTGTTGCGTAAGATTTAAGCTTGCCTTTAAGGTACTTGTTGTATTTATCGAGAAAAATATCATCGTGCTCAATATCGTCCCTGACCTTAATTTTATCGGTGTGCATACTCCTTGTAGGAAGACTTCTTACCAAAGATAAGGGATTTGAGTTTAGGTCAATTTTCATAGTTACCAATCGTACTATTTGTATGCCTAACGTTTGTATTACCCGGTGCGGCTTTGCTGGTGTCCGAGTTGAATGATTTGTTAGGCTTATTTTCAGCTGCTAAAGAAAAATGTAATAAACCCCAATGCTATAATACCAAAGATAATGGCACCAACTACCTCTCCGCTTGAAGCCGGAAACTCTTTATAGGTCTGGCTGCAGAATGGGCAGATTGAGCGCTTGGGTACCGGCGTCCAACTTCCCTTACCATGCACTAACGGAGGGCCAGTAATAATTCGAGGTATCATTCTTTTTGAACAGGATGGACAGGTTACCTGTTCATCGTCGGCACGAGTTGAAGACGTGCTCTCCAGAATTTTGACATTGATGGCTTGGGGACCCTTCTTAGCATCTTTGTGATCAAACTCTACAACATTACCGATTTTGGGAAGCTCAGATCCTACTACTTTGCGTACTCCCACAAACCTATCGACGCCATCATCACCGGTGATGAATCCGAATCCTTTCTCATTGGAGAACCATTTAACTTTTCCCTTCATTTAATCTCCTAGAACAAGCGATACTTTAGCCTAGCATTATATTACCGGACAACTCCGGAACCCCTTATTTAAGATTGTTTATTTTTAATGTCTGCTTTTCCGGTTAATTCCATATGAAACAAGACATCACTGTATTTTTGCATTAATCGATAGTAGCAAAATCAATAAGTTGGGGGAAGCGTTGATTATTATGTGTTCGCTGTGCTGTCTTTGAAGCGAATATTGGGGGGGTGGTTGTTTGATTACCACTTGCCGAATAGTCTGCTGATAAAAGAGCTGGCATCTTTTCCGCTTAGGCTCGATATCATGGCTATCAGGGCGCTGATGGCGATAACTGTGTGCGTAATTGTGCTGGAGAAGTTGATATCGGTTATCAGCCAGTCAATACCTAGCGCAAAACCGTAAATAATCAGATAGAAAGGAAGGTAGATCAGACCGAGTAATAATATGAATACTATGAGACCCAGTATTCGAGTTTTTAGTGTTCGTTTTTCGTTGGGTCTCATGAATAGAAGGGTCTTTTTTGAATTTGGTGCTCAGAGCGGGACTTGAACCCGCACGGCCTACGGCCACTACCCCCTCAAGATAGCGTGTCTACCAATTCCACCACCTGAGCATAGAGGGACGATCAATTACTGATCTTGATCGTCTTTTTTAGTTTCTTCTTCAGTCGCTTCTGGAATCGTCTCAGAAATTGACTCTTCTTCAGCTGTTGGAATTTCTGTGCTGATGTCTTCTTGAGTTTCAGTTGGAATCTCAGAAGGAATTTCTGCTTGAGCTTCTGTTGGG
Coding sequences:
- a CDS encoding glycosyltransferase family 9 protein; translation: MLKDFPQSPQAICILRLSAIGDVCHAVSTVQAIQRQYPEALITWVIGKVEAQLLKNLPGVEFIVFDKSKGVKAYAELRKAMKDRQYDILLHMQLAFRANLAAYFIPAKIKLGFEKKRSKELHSLFVNEHITDSKGMHVLEGFRDFARAIEVPDSKPLWNIPLPREIELWAENQLPQKPFIVISPGASKAERNWLAARYAKVADYCHSKGFEVVMTGGPSSMERELGDSILSHSKNPIINLIGQTNLKQLLATLKAAQCVIAPDSGPAHMAVTQGTPVIGLYAHSNPRRTGPYLYLDYVADAYTQNATEQLNCNVEDLPWGYRLKGDNLMQQISVEQVTRLIDQVIENVLNKNVVNQNGNQ
- a CDS encoding winged helix-turn-helix domain-containing protein, which gives rise to MPHTERCFNLVDWQVDPALNRLTIDNQSYDLEPRVMQVLVCLYEHAEELVSKDDLLGEVWHGVSITDDAIYCSISKLRKTFRQVEEHRSPQLKTITRQGYMLCLEPAYCILQGDNEFRHKSNGHFKYGRRHDDRIATSENGTNGHSYPTSDNSKLLKKAKRMVSPAELKTINLRIFVDKQKAGDYQDTVNKHKKLKLVLLILLSVLLVQSIIIVFS
- a CDS encoding BamA/TamA family outer membrane protein, producing the protein MKACKAIIAIANLMVLAAMLTITATIGQAEEQVKIEKIQITVNPIFSEEERTGWLYETADKLHIDTYPYVISRLLPFKEGDSVSLRSIDEAERILRSKSFLRDARVTWKQSASDNGIIVIVNTWENWTLVPKVDVSRKGGVTEYSYGIEDDNLLGHGLRATMLYFKEQQRSGYSLVLSSQVSTENHLQASLVLSDTSDGEQYSVGLSKPFYTLDDEWGAELYVNTERREDTIYSNDEEVNVFGHEIDHFEWSYGISEGLINNRTIRYEFGYTQRKDTFMESPLTIGLPQERDFSYPWFGMEYIEDNFIKTRNLYLIGRVEDVQLGWRHNVRLGVNTSNSEYQKALHWFWYSRYTNQINEEHLYTTWLSGEGVEPENGLLPTYYYSLGYEYFHHASDTRIWYGKVQFWGAENPFIDRPISIGGESGLRGYPLQYQHGDQAYLLNLEKRYYPGINLFKLVDVGFAAFTDIGRARGDTLYPNQEEGTLVSVGLGIRLFFSRSSGRNLVNINFAKPVNSDFLNEWDFSITATTSF
- a CDS encoding helix-hairpin-helix domain-containing protein, which produces MPSVDLEDMVHMLHGELTSALASTSTFYDAPMVEISSIKVRMGQHPDSTNAQNLNLDTRRYPLAKDGWQLEVIYDAKSDKNRKSLEQFKQTGVPSINAYNYLSQLAVRYLKLANNKLQQALTKSGIKTLAELSEAKPQQLSQVTGIPITILRNLQASARLSISDPNVFVPEELLQQTLSQFLDNFPKLNDADYDYYSWNNLEVIFEWVQQLELCLSPSLIKVTTFKKLLEQ
- a CDS encoding aminotransferase class I/II-fold pyridoxal phosphate-dependent enzyme is translated as MLPLLKILLIEDDKPILSELTHNLSKTIDNFERTDVTLEVIECDTLAKGLEHIHDDGDIQAVILSWQIRENSIANRYAQFIGELKSIRLELPVYVLGDDSKGLDIVNESEDIESFFFKDDVLSDPESILGYIINDFDDRCETPFWTAYKRYVAESNDSWHTPGHSGGASFRNSPYIRDFYQFYGRNVFVGDLSVSVDSLGSLSDSTNYIGRAQQAAATTFEVKRTYFVTNGSSTSNKIILQTLLRKGDKVIIDRNCHKSVHYGILQSGSMPIYLSSILNPKYGIFAPPSLADMKKAIKQNPDAKLLVLTGCTYDGLLSDLKQVVELAHAHNIKVFIDEAWFAYSLFHPQFRYYSAINAGADYVTHSAHKVVSAFSQASYIHINDPEFDEDFFREIFSIYASTSPKYQLIASLDVCHKQLEMEGYKILNSLLNHVAEFKQQMATLNKIKVLDGEDFKHIFPHFESDNMGHDPLKILIDISELPYSHKDIHKYLLDEVGLEIEKYTHSTILVLLTLGGTRSKIIRLYNALKKLDSGRVKLTTSSRRSKIPDNLPPIELACLPNEAFFGARECIPISDTENRICAGLVTPYPPGIPLLVPGQIIRRQQLDYLAALTNQNLTIQGSFDGEIYVIKE
- a CDS encoding DUF6998 domain-containing protein; its protein translation is MIDHDKFQSLVMQLYSTVNELEAMFPGRHFTPDGHLVGSLGECLVADAYGLKLKTASNKGYDAITPNGLRVEIKATQSNSVSFRSEPQHTIIIKIMRDGTFEEIYNGPGSVVWQQFKGKRLPSNGQYQISLNKLRRLNEKVSQADRVSRVI
- a CDS encoding DUF5677 domain-containing protein, whose translation is MHTDKIKVRDDIEHDDIFLDKYNKYLKGKLKSYATRLSLSNVKPGFYQPSRNGLIHKCDEYIKENVEYLKGLIRMGHRPALFVYENICKKDEQLFLCPDDVSSYHAYKELNITKPPVIILGCKKNLEESCYVIRAMKCTYNDRTEHFESFIGIEHKLQPSLLGVEKPPYSDCFSILLESVRETKNRVKEFHKGGAVKLHYHHTLYSILKRAEESLESMSLLLDKGLYVNAGAVVRSLYELALTFYIDWLGPEQIYRYLQIASVTKLNEWEKYCDETLKEQVKDGLSRSDAQLLKDAKMRSYLLATKVSEKARLFPFGEEHHQDVYSFLSKIAHHDFSMTARYTHTLEHGDESVFNEDILNTTIYCADFFVAAIITRINDDVGYSGEKYIESREG
- a CDS encoding cold-shock protein, coding for MKGKVKWFSNEKGFGFITGDDGVDRFVGVRKVVGSELPKIGNVVEFDHKDAKKGPQAINVKILESTSSTRADDEQVTCPSCSKRMIPRIITGPPLVHGKGSWTPVPKRSICPFCSQTYKEFPASSGEVVGAIIFGIIALGFITFFFSS